In the Penaeus chinensis breed Huanghai No. 1 chromosome 31, ASM1920278v2, whole genome shotgun sequence genome, one interval contains:
- the LOC125041848 gene encoding OTU domain-containing protein 3-like, translating to MARKREERAIRNAQRAARKARASQSGQDPSFVSLKQQLAAMGLTLREIPGDGNCLFRALGDQLDGTPNTHQKHRQDVVAYMRQHRNDFEPFVEDDVPFDRHLSNLAELGTYAGNDCIVAFARLHEVNIVIHQLNAPLWQISGIEGKKNIRELHISYHNGDHYNSVRRTGDVTTSPASIKLAVQESSNDTKDKKKNGSKSPEKSYGDDYCQDYGQDYGQDYPVWSGEGYDYSEPVYEGLSKEEQMVIDKTGCEDLQLIRFQLEAHEYDVEEAIDSTLSYVISQQKGENPQITLSSNGIWGPNGTGTRIFGEGAATPLVPPTSIHPSYQKKTVQEKLQQRLRTQPHMSNAKRKELKKQLRKQQANDRKRQQASYDSDDPTSNPSDDSEVIIVKDIGCLSI from the exons ATGGCTCGTAAGCGTGAAGAGAGAGCTATTAGAAATGCACAGCGGGCAGCTCGGAAAGCCCGTGCTTCTCAAAGTGGACAAGACCCAAGCTTCGTTTCTTTGAAGCAGCAGTTGGCGGCCATGGGACTAACCCTAAGAGAAATACCTGGAGATGG AAACTGTTTATTTCGCGCTCTAGGAGATCAGCTAGATGGAAcgccaaacacacaccaaaagcaCAGACAAGATGTTGTTGCATACATGCGACAGCATCGCAATGACTTTGAGCCTTTCGTTGAGGATGATGTCCCCTTTGATAGGCACT TGAGTAACTTGGCTGAACTTGGAACTTATGCTGGAAACGACTGTATTGTTGCTTTTGCACGCCTTCATGAAGTTAACATTGTAATTCATCAACTAAATGCTCCCCTTTGGCAG atttctggaattgaaggtaaaaaaaatattcgcGAACTCCACATATCATATCATAATGGTGATCACTACAATAGTGTCCGCAGAACTGGAGATGTAACAACCAGTCCTGCAAGCATCAAGTTAGCT GTTCAGGAATCCTCAAATGATaccaaagataaaaagaagaacggGAGCAAATCCCCTGAGAAGTCCTACGGTGATGACTACTGCCAGGACTATGGCCAGGACTACGGCCAGGACTATCCAGTGTGGTCGGGGGAGGGTTACGACTACTCAGAGCCAGTGTATGAAGGTCTCTCCAAGGAGGAGCAGATGGTCATTGATAAGACAGGCTGTGAGGATCTGCAGCTGATCAGGTTTCAGCTGGAGGCCCATGAGTACGATGTGGAGGAAGCCATTGACTCTACACTCAGCTATGTCATCTCACAgcagaaag GAGAAAACCCTCAAATCACACTCAGCAGTAATGGCATATGGGGACCAAATGGGACTGGAACTCGCATATTTGGGGAGGGCGCAGCCACTCCCCTGGTCCCCccaacatccatccatccaagtTACCAAAAGAAGACAGTGCAGGAGAAGCTCCAGCAGCGCCTGCGCACACAACCG CACATGTCTAACGCCAAACGCAAGGAGCTGAAGAAGCAGTTGAGGAAACAGCAAGCAAATGACAGGAAGAGGCAGCAAGCAAGCTATGACTCGGATGACCCGACCTCAAACCCCAGTGATGACTCAGAGGTTATCATCGTCAAAGACATTGGCTGCCTGAGTATTTAA